The Triticum aestivum cultivar Chinese Spring chromosome 3A, IWGSC CS RefSeq v2.1, whole genome shotgun sequence genome includes a region encoding these proteins:
- the LOC123061771 gene encoding uncharacterized protein isoform X1 → MAAVAGPTVLRLRPRAASLSAPAISAPPRCRLSSVACSYPKLAGSFAVQRVNGSRMQYLGTPKEQVLRSSSNHDGHSKRIVSCTASDKQEPIASLTSDTPVLEDTNSNTADSSASLGSDFTERSAGKPGFISFHGGSSQTLSVEGVPHPGKEASRLVWFVGPTILVAFLVLPSLYLRRVLSAVFEDSLLTDFLILFFTEALFYGGVGIFVLLIDKVWRPLQQVAPKSYIWSKARFFRISSVTTMVLSLIIPLLTMGMVWPWTGPAASATLAPYLVGLVVQFVFEQYARHRKSPSWPVIPIIFKVYRLHQLNRAAQLVTALTFSVRGTEATNQTLSIMNSLGALLTVLQILGVICVWSLSSFLMRFLPSSDIPDP, encoded by the exons ATGGCCGCCGTGGCAGGCCCCACCGTCCTCCGGCTCCGCCCCAGGGCCGCCTCCCTGTCCGCGCCGGCCATCTCCGCCCCTCCTCGCTGCCGCCTCAGCTCCGTAGCCTGCTCCTATCCCAAG CTTGCAGGATCATTTGCAGTTCAAAGGGTAAATGGAAGTAGGATGCAGTACTTGGGCACTCCAAAAG AACAAGTTCTAAGGAGCTCCAGCAACCATGATGGACATAGTAAGCGAATTGTTTCCTGCACTGCTAGCGACAAACAGGAGCCAATTGCTTCGCTTACCTCGGACACACCGGTCTTAGAAGATACCAATAGTAATACTGCAGATTCCTCTGCATCTTTGGGCTCCGATTTTACTGAGAGGAGTGCTGGAAAACCGGGATTCATCTCATTTCATGGCGGCAGCTCTCAAACGTTAAGTGTGGAGGGTGTGCCACATCCTGGCAAGGAAGCATCTAGATTAGTATGGTTTGTTGGTCCAACTATTCTTGTGGCATTCTTGGTTCTTCCATCGCTTTACCTGCGCAGAGTACTCTCAGCCGTGTTTGAGGATTCCCTGTTGACAG ATTTCCTTATACTATTCTTCACTGAGGCTCTGTTTTACGGAGGAGTCGGGATTTTTGTCCTGTTAATTGATAAAGTCTGGAGACCTTTGCAGCAGGTAGCACCTAAGAGCTACATCTGGTCAAAAGCTAGGTTTTTCCGAATTTCTTCAGTAACAACGATGGTTCTAAGCCTGATAATACCGCTTCTGACAATGGGCATGGTTTGGCCCTGGACTGGTCCAGCAGCTTCAGCTACTCTTGCACCTTATCTGGTAGGTCTTGTTGTACAATTCGTATTCGAGCAGTATGCACGGCATCGGAAATCACCTTCTTGGCCAGTTATCCCTATTATCTTTAAG gtctacaggcttcaccaACTGAACAGGGCAGCTCAACTGGTGACAGCACTCACCTTTTCTGTTAGAGGAACTGAGGCAACAAATCAAACTTTGTCTATCATGAACTCCTTAGGGGCACTACTGACTGTTCTTCAAATTCTTGGCGTTATCTGTGTATGGTCACTCTCGAGCTTTCTGATGAGGTTTCTTCCCTCTTCAGACATTCCAGATCCTTGA
- the LOC123061771 gene encoding uncharacterized protein isoform X2, producing the protein MQYLGTPKEQVLRSSSNHDGHSKRIVSCTASDKQEPIASLTSDTPVLEDTNSNTADSSASLGSDFTERSAGKPGFISFHGGSSQTLSVEGVPHPGKEASRLVWFVGPTILVAFLVLPSLYLRRVLSAVFEDSLLTDFLILFFTEALFYGGVGIFVLLIDKVWRPLQQVAPKSYIWSKARFFRISSVTTMVLSLIIPLLTMGMVWPWTGPAASATLAPYLVGLVVQFVFEQYARHRKSPSWPVIPIIFKVYRLHQLNRAAQLVTALTFSVRGTEATNQTLSIMNSLGALLTVLQILGVICVWSLSSFLMRFLPSSDIPDP; encoded by the exons ATGCAGTACTTGGGCACTCCAAAAG AACAAGTTCTAAGGAGCTCCAGCAACCATGATGGACATAGTAAGCGAATTGTTTCCTGCACTGCTAGCGACAAACAGGAGCCAATTGCTTCGCTTACCTCGGACACACCGGTCTTAGAAGATACCAATAGTAATACTGCAGATTCCTCTGCATCTTTGGGCTCCGATTTTACTGAGAGGAGTGCTGGAAAACCGGGATTCATCTCATTTCATGGCGGCAGCTCTCAAACGTTAAGTGTGGAGGGTGTGCCACATCCTGGCAAGGAAGCATCTAGATTAGTATGGTTTGTTGGTCCAACTATTCTTGTGGCATTCTTGGTTCTTCCATCGCTTTACCTGCGCAGAGTACTCTCAGCCGTGTTTGAGGATTCCCTGTTGACAG ATTTCCTTATACTATTCTTCACTGAGGCTCTGTTTTACGGAGGAGTCGGGATTTTTGTCCTGTTAATTGATAAAGTCTGGAGACCTTTGCAGCAGGTAGCACCTAAGAGCTACATCTGGTCAAAAGCTAGGTTTTTCCGAATTTCTTCAGTAACAACGATGGTTCTAAGCCTGATAATACCGCTTCTGACAATGGGCATGGTTTGGCCCTGGACTGGTCCAGCAGCTTCAGCTACTCTTGCACCTTATCTGGTAGGTCTTGTTGTACAATTCGTATTCGAGCAGTATGCACGGCATCGGAAATCACCTTCTTGGCCAGTTATCCCTATTATCTTTAAG gtctacaggcttcaccaACTGAACAGGGCAGCTCAACTGGTGACAGCACTCACCTTTTCTGTTAGAGGAACTGAGGCAACAAATCAAACTTTGTCTATCATGAACTCCTTAGGGGCACTACTGACTGTTCTTCAAATTCTTGGCGTTATCTGTGTATGGTCACTCTCGAGCTTTCTGATGAGGTTTCTTCCCTCTTCAGACATTCCAGATCCTTGA